cacagcgaacttctgaaaatcctttcagaaaggattgggtacagaggtgaaccttagcacagcttttcatcctcagacaaatggtcagacagatacgttATTCAGATCtctgttataatattcatgttagttcaatactcagatagcAGTctagtactcacgtattcatgccagttcagtattcagctaatccaatattcagtcagctcagtattcagctaatccagtattcagtcagctcagtatacagctaatccagtattcaattagctcagtattcagtcagcccagtcttcagtcagtacaatagacattcagtttagtatctcagcagtttagtaatcttgtattaattcagttcagtaaccatgtgtccttgatttcaatggtaattgggatgaccacctgtctcttattgagtttacctacaacaaaaaaaaaagggattaccATTCTAGTATTGGTATGGCACTatttgaaaccctttttgagcgaaggtgtagattaccaattggttggttcaaaGTTGGTGAGGTAGAGTTGCTAGGACCAGATTTTAGTTTATCAggatatggagaaagtcaagttaatacaggagcgtttgaaacggctcagagtcaccagaagtcatatacagatgtaagGCGAAGggaacttagaattttcagttgatgattaggtgttccttaaagtctcacctatgaaaggtgtcatgagatttggcaagaaaggcaaaCTCAGCCCCAAATATactggaccttacagaattctacgaaaggtcggactagtagcttatgaacttgagttgccatgAGGTTTGGCTGTTGTACATctcgtgtttcatgtgtccatgttgaggaagtgtgtaggagacccgtcgttggttgttcctgctaatactataagagttaaggatggtttgacgtatgaggagatccccgtagccattcttgaccgttaAGTTCGCAAGTTCAGAACTAAGGAAgcagcctcagtgaaagtcctgtggaggagtcagaaagttgaggaagttacatgggaagctgaggaggatatgaaatccatgtacccacACTTTTTTCATCCCACAGAAGATatttatgatgaaacaccaagattttgaggtatgtaagctttcttttcatgcttttggtcgtgtgtggccaatttgtagtgctattgtgatgtagccctgtgaggcaatgatattataggctgttgtgacaggttggtagtgccatattacaggggaaactctggcgaaaattttgtagaatcccgaatattaaaatttgaggatgaatgttccaacagagtgggagaatgttacaccttggaaatttccctgTTAGCATACCAAGAATAGACtcacgaagggtatgacgtatacggcatgttgacgagtaagaagtaatgtttaatgattctaaatgagatatcAAAGACACTTgtggtaggagacgaaagttgttaaggaaagcaaggtatatgttgtatgtcgggcaagaattacgagtattgaattaatgatggcttaatgacattttggagaagagttataatgtcccttatgtattcatgcctcacgtttcacgttcaagttcatatattcgctattcatgtctcatgtttaggCACTGacgttttcatgaaactatgtcatgtcagtttccatgccccatgtcatgttatgtctcatgtttcacgctcatgtcatgtatccagcgctCATGTTTCATGTCTCATGCTCCAGTatccatgtttccatgtaatcacacaTTCAGTTCTTATGATCCATGATAATGctcccacgtaaccatgtcaagctcttatgttttatgtaatctttcattcatgttcatgtattcaagccatgtccagccatatccttaaccatgacccatcattcgaggacgaatgatcccaagggggagatattgtaacaccccgtacctttaacgaaagttttgaccacgatcctagacttagaacatcagataaagaatgtgggaattgaaatttttctgttcagttgtgatatggtggtttacgcccatgaacagttacgaccatgaacagtgcccgtaaactgaaaccaagaatttctgaacattctggaatttgacattttgaggtcatatggttaaatacggaccgtatttcactttacggcccgtatttcaaaacttgtatggaatttggaaaaacctccttgatgaaagttgtatagcattgaaatacctttccaactgtatcttacgggggtcaaacgtacatctgtgcaaagagttatggtcattttactgaagagaggcagtgcagtccatatggcagaatacggaccgtattgcagtttacggcccgtaaacttaaaatacggccagcacagtgctggacgtaaactgcattttccaaaacattatatgttcgtttatatcagttcaagtcattatttttcattccctcaaaccctagaacgacctcgtactctcctccaacatcaagaacaccaaggtaagtccattccaattattccaactcaattctaacatatatccttgtaatctaaacaagaaataatcattcctaatctagggttttcaagaaaacccatctcaagattcaagaatcaagatttaggaaatcttctacaaaatccaagtctttaattcaagttttggaacaactaaggtatgtagaacttccatcaacatgagggaatctctatgttcttccccatgctttgttttcttgatatccatgaagttcaaatcctagggcattaaacctaacatattggtagcccgtatttacgtatttatgtacatgaatcttgtatctatattcgttattgtattcctaatcttccattacggttattaggaaccccagcttaatccatgaatcatgaattcttcctcatgtgttctcaatATGTTTACAtgaaattttatgattttatatagcaagttacaagcatgttttcaagtcaattatatatatgatttcaaaatattcttattactcatgaatcaaggaCATGTTtgatagactagacaagtcagttatgttatgtcagacattcggagtcgtatagccatttttggctcattcatgttatttctgcactcatgtttaaacaaatatttttattaagtattacgacttaccatgttttataaaggctcattatgcattcacgttatatttccgctcatgtatgcctcatgatagttcagcaagccatgtggttcgctcggtcacatgcagtcaggcaccgagtgccgtgttacgtccaggccatggttcggggcgtgacatatcTAATCCTAATGCTAGGAAGTTGGCCTTTGTCAAGTTGATAAGCACTTCTCGCAGCGGTAGGGAGCTGCTACCAATTGGTGAATATGTGGTTATCCACCCTCTTAGCCGCATACTTAGCAAGCCCATCTGCTGCTTGATTAGCTTCTCTATAACATTGTTCAATGCTGCAATCCATCCGATTTATCATACTCATGATCTCCTCAATAATACCTTTGAATTTTAGATTATTTGTGCCCTTATTCTGTAGCATCTCAACTATCATAAGAGAATCCAATTCCAAAACAATGTTACTGCTCCCATTCTGCAAGCACCATTGCATGCTGTGTTTAACTGCATAGGCTTTTGCCATCGAACTGCTGTTACAGTCAACAGGGATTGCAAACGCCATAACCATGTTGCTCTCAGAGTTTCTTAAAATGCCTCCAATACCTGCTCTGTTGCCAGAGAAGCTACCATCCGTATTGAGCTTGACTTTGTTAGTATCCGGCTTCGCCCATCTAACTATTTTCTAATTAATAACGGGCTTCCACTTCTCAATATGTTCACATCAGCTGCTCCAGTTGTCTGGCACCACTACTTTCGGGAATGCTTGCATTATACTCATTTTAACATTCCACCAAACATGGTTCTCCATTCCTCTATGCCACATCTTTCTTTGAGTACCATAGCTACACGAGCACCTTTGTTTCCATATCTCCCACAGAATTATCACAGGTAATATGTGTATAATCATTTGATGGATTCTATTTTTTCCTTTACTTTGCCACCAAAATCTAAGGTTTATTTGAATGCCCCAATTTGACTTCATGCTTATTCTTAGAGGAGCTCCAAATGTAATCCACATGTGTTGAGCTGATGTTCCTTCCACGAATAAATGTTGCAAGGTTTCTTGCTTGGGCTGATTACAACAGACACACATAGAAACCATATTAATATGAAACTtgcatagagcatcatccaaggGTAGCTTCCTATGGATGATTCTCCatgcaagaaaagaaaatttaaaagGTAAGTTAGAGTGTCATACCTGTCCCGTTAGAAATTCCTCCAatttatgctctcttatttcctCCCAAACATTTTTTGTAGAGAAATTCCCATCTACTGCCGATTCCCATACTGCGTAGTCTTCCTCGTTACTATTATCAATGTGAACTTTCAAAATATGTTGGACCAGCTGACTAGGAATGCAATCATGAAGCCTATCAGCTTGCCATCTCCCTTCTTCGATATAATTCTTGACTTTGATTTTGTTATAGATGGACTGATTAGGGCAGATTTTAGCCAATGCCCCTAGCCCTGTCCAATTATCCCACCAAAAGTTGCTATTTCCCTCTCGAACTTGCCATAGAATCTTACCCTCTATCTTATCTCTGATTTGCATCATCTTCTTCCTGTTAGGAGATTGAGGAGCATTAATGGATTTAGCCACAGGATGCACTCTGGTACAATACTTAGCCAAGACAAAATCTGCCCAAAGAGATGATTGAGTCCTTAGACTCCACCATCTTTTGCATGTGAAACAGTCTGTGATCTCTTGTAGCAGTTTGACTCCAATCCCGCCTTCACCCTTTTTTAAACATAATTTGTCCCAAGCCCTCCAGTGGTACTTATTCTTGTCCTCTTCGGACCCCCaaaaaaaattagccaagtgcTTTTCAATGAGTTACAAAGTACCTTTGGGAGGAGTTAGAGCTGCGAGGGTGTATGTGGGGATGGCTTGGAGCACACTTTTGATGAGAGTAACTTTTCCCCCGTAGGAAAGGCATTTCCCAGACCAACCCGAAAGCTTTCTAGTGATCCTAGAAACGAGATCATCAAAGTACTCTATCTTTTTCCTGCCAACAAACAGAGGGCAACCCAAATAATTAAAAGGAAACTGCTTATGCCTGAAGCCAGTTCTATCAATAATTCTATTGATCCTAGAATTAGAGGTCTTCTGGTGAGTGCAAAAGAAGCTCTTGTCATCATTAACTTTCTGCCCCGAACTTCTTTCATAGGCCCTGATTTGCTTCATAATAAGCTTAATCACTTTGCTCTTTCCAGCGCTGAAAATGACAATGTCATCGGCATACGCAAGGTGATTTATCTGGGGACCTCTTTCACTCATGGTGAAAGGGAAAAAGTTAGGGTGCTCATAAAGACTGTTCAACAATCTCGACAGCACCTTAGATCCAAGAATAAAAAGGGAAGGGGAGAGAGGGTCCCCTTGATTCAATCTTTGAGATGACGAAAAAAATCCCTTTCTATTGCCATTGATAATGATGGAATACCAAACCTGGGAAATCAGTCTCCATATAGCCCTGGTCCACCATTCTGAAAAACcaaaacttttaagaacacctATAAGAAATTTCCACGAAAGCCTATCCTAGGCTTTTGCCATGTCCAGCTTGATGACAATGTTACCTCCCTTGTTGGTTTTAGCAATGTCATGAACAATTTCTTGAGCCAACAAAATATTATCAGTAATGAGCCTGCCCTTAACGAAACCACTTTGATTATACGAAAACAATTTGGGCAACAAAGGGTTCAGTCTTCTAGCCAAAATTTGGAAATGAATTTGTTAGAAAAATTGCTTAACCTGATGGGTCTAAGTTCAGAAAAATTGGAGGGAGAGTTAACTTTAGGAATTAAGGCCAAACAAGAATGAGAGTAGAATTTAGTAAGGCCATTACCATAGAAAAAGCTCTGAACAAAATTAATCACATCCACCTTTATTATCTCCCAGCATTTTTGGTAGAACATACCATTAAATCCGTCAGGTCCAGCACTACTAGTGGAGctcatatcaaaaatagcatCTTTAATTTCTTCTTCTATTAGGATCTTAGGCAACATAATGTTATCGTCATCAGTGATAATTTTAGGAATGCAGGAGAAAATGTTGTCATCCACAGCAGGTCCAGGTAGGTTGAAGATCCTTTTAAAATGTCTGATTGCCGAATTTGAGATCTTCTCATCAGAGTGTAACCATTTCCCTTTACTATTCTTGATCCTATGAAGCTGCAGTCTTCTTCTTCTGTCTTTGATCACATTATGAAAATACCTTGTATTGCTATCTCCCTCCTCAAACCATTTGATTTGGGCTTTTTGTTTGAGGAGAGCTTCTTGCATAGCCATCCAATGAACGTATTTAGCCTGACCCTTATTTAGCTTTGTTCTAGACTGTTCATTCTTATCAATTGCATCAACATATTCCAACGTTGTAGAGTAGCTTCCCATTCTTCCACTTTCTGGAAAATGTCACCAATGTCTTCTCTAGACCACTTAGAAAGTCTTTTTCCCAATCTTTTAAGTTTCTGTTGCAAAATCCACATAGGATTCCCTTTTACTTCTATTTGCCAATCTTGCcccaccaaatccatgaaaccagGTTGTTCCACCCAAAAATAACGAAACCTGAAATGTTTGATAGCATTATTATTACTGTCATAACATTTTAACAGAAGAGGCCTATGATCTGAGCCTGTCCTGCTAAGATGTCTGACCGTAACATTATTGAACCTCTGGAGCCAATTACCATTAATAATAATTCTGTCCAGCCTCTTCCAGATCCTTTTCCCTGGTCTTCTATTGTTGCACCAGGTGTAGTTTGAACCAACAAATCCTGCATTTTCCAAGCCACATCTATTCATACATGCAGCAAAATCAAATATTTTGTAAGCTCTATGAATCTTGCCACCTATTTTTTCAGAAGGCTCGAGAATTACATTAAAGTCACCTccaatgcaccagccactttgaACCTGATTTGAAATATCAGTTAGGTCATCCCATAGTTCTTGTCTTTCAAGGGCAGTGCACTTGGCATACACTGCTCCTTCATTACCAACACCGGTTCCATCTTTCAAATGAAGAGTAATTTGTTGATCTTTATTGGATATCGCTGTAGCTTGAAAGTTCGTGCTCCAGAAACACCAAATCTGACCAATTTCATTACTTAAGCAATTTTGGAATCCCAAAAATTTCTTATaaccctttattttctttttgtcgATAAAAGGCTCAAAGATAGCAACAAATTGAGAATTATTTAATTTGATCAGACTTT
The nucleotide sequence above comes from Lycium barbarum isolate Lr01 chromosome 3, ASM1917538v2, whole genome shotgun sequence. Encoded proteins:
- the LOC132631414 gene encoding uncharacterized protein LOC132631414 — its product is MAMQEALLKQKAQIKWFEEGDSNTRYFHNVIKDRRRRLQLHRIKNSKGKWLHSDEKISNSAIRHFKRIFNLPGPAVDDNIFSCIPKIITDDDNIMLPKILIEEEIKDAIFDMSSTSSAGPDGFNGMFYQKCWEIIKVDVINFVQSFFYGNGLTKFYSHSCLALIPKVNSPSNFSELRPIRLITDNILLAQEIVHDIAKTNKGEWWTRAIWRLISQVWYSIIINGNRKGFFSSSQRLNQGDPLSPSLFILGSKVLSRLLNSLYEHPNFFPFTMSERGPQINHLAYADDIVIFSAGKSKVIKLIMKQIRAYERSSGQKVNDDKSFFCTHQKTSNSRINRIIDRTGFRHKQFPFNYLGCPLFVGRKKIEYFDDLVSRITRKLSGWSGKCLSYGGKVTLIKSVLQAIPTYTLAALTPPKDFVLAKYCTRVHPVAKSINAPQSPNRKKMMQIRDKIEGKILWQVREGNSNFWWDNWTGLGALAKICPNQSIYNKIKVKNYIEEGRWQADRLHDCIPSQLVQHILKVHIDNSNEEDYAVWESAVDGNFSTKNVWEEIREHKLEEFLTGQKIVRWAKPDTNKVKLNTDGSFSGNRAGIGGILRNSESNMVMAFAIPVDCNSSSMAKAYAVKHSMQWCLQNGSSNIVLELDSLMIVEMLQNKGTNNLKFKGIIEEIMSMINRMDCSIEQCYREANQAADGLAKYAAKRVDNHIFTNW
- the LOC132631415 gene encoding uncharacterized protein LOC132631415 is translated as MISALFWNIRDVRTKKAIHRLKSLIKLNNSQFVAIFEPFIDKKKIKGYKKFLGFQNCLSNEIGQIWCFWSTNFQATAISNKDQQITLHLKDGTGVGNEGAVYAKCTALERQELWDDLTDISNQVQSGWCIGGDFNVILEPSEKIGGKIHRAYKIFDFAACMNRCGLENAGFVGSNYTWCNNRRPGKRIWKRLDRIIINGNWLQRFNNVTVRHLSRTGSDHRPLLLKCYDSNNNAIKHFRFRYFWVEQPGFMDLVGQDWQIEVKGNPMWILQQKLKRLGKRLSKWSREDIGDIFQKVEEWEATLQRWNMLMQLIRMNSLEQS